Proteins co-encoded in one Streptomyces sp. JH34 genomic window:
- a CDS encoding dihydrofolate reductase family protein — translation MRSVTYSMSVSLDGYIVGPDGGFNWTTPSDEVFRFFIDEIRGVGVHLMGRRLYETMLYWETADQDPSADPSALEWASLWNPLPKVVFSRTLTAVQGTARLASGGLGEEIERLRAEPGEGDIAIGGATLAAEAAAAGLIDEYRPTVYPVLLGGGTPFFPRHERRVDLELLETRAFNAQVLHLRYRVARQETASE, via the coding sequence ATGCGTAGCGTCACCTATTCGATGAGCGTGTCACTCGACGGCTACATCGTCGGACCGGACGGCGGCTTCAACTGGACGACGCCGAGCGACGAGGTCTTCCGCTTCTTCATCGACGAGATCCGGGGTGTCGGCGTCCACCTGATGGGGCGAAGGCTCTACGAGACGATGCTGTACTGGGAGACCGCCGACCAGGACCCGTCCGCCGACCCCTCCGCACTCGAGTGGGCGTCGCTCTGGAATCCGCTGCCCAAAGTGGTGTTCTCCCGCACGCTGACGGCGGTTCAGGGTACTGCCCGCCTTGCCTCCGGTGGCCTTGGGGAGGAGATCGAGCGGTTGCGGGCGGAGCCGGGGGAGGGCGACATCGCGATCGGCGGTGCGACTCTCGCCGCCGAGGCTGCCGCAGCAGGTCTTATCGATGAGTACCGGCCCACGGTCTACCCGGTCCTGCTCGGCGGCGGAACTCCGTTCTTTCCCCGGCACGAGCGCCGCGTGGATCTCGAACTCCTCGAGACCCGCGCCTTCAACGCGCAAGTGCTCCATCTCCGCTACCGCGTGGCGCGCCAGGAGACGGCGTCCGAGTAA
- a CDS encoding NAD-binding lipoprotein, which translates to METAKGPRVSLRDRAGYRFDRTLARSTGTLMGWLVITCLAVVVPVSTVLVWTDPGAPRSVSGRLSAAWRTSAETLRLGAATGTPLRLVLSAVLGLVALLCVSTLVGVITTGLAERMAELSRGRSTVLERGHVVVLGWSDQVTTVVHELVAARAPHRPRAIVLLADRDKVEMERLLTARVPPAARALIICRSGPASDPDVLALVSPRTASSVLVLPSAEPTADAEVLRVLLALRAVLGEGADGPPVLAAVRDDRYRAPARLAAGPRGTVLETDTVAARLIAQCVGRPGLSLVLGDLLDFAGDEFHLADAAAFHHGSFGETLLGHPNSCVVGLLTPEGRTLLNPPVDTVVVPGSRLIVLARDDVSTRVGVCRHLVDPSVILPASSVPDRSTRLLLLGWNRRAALVVGQLRRTARPGSVLDVVTDSAVPGPRQPEPEDMEASGHDVRFRSAALSRPETLLGLDLTPYDGLVVLGPDQGEGPDHPDDWTLITLLALRLLEERTGHEVRLVTELVDDRNRPLAPVNQGSDVIVSGKLTGLLMAQIAQNRHLAPVFDELFSAEGAGVCLRPASGYVLRDAEATFATLVAAARDRGECAIGYISHDARTEPTTGHGVRLNPPKDERRVWSAEDHLVVLATSPGAMSTPAPDPADDTGATTSAAP; encoded by the coding sequence GTGGAGACAGCCAAGGGGCCGCGGGTATCGCTGCGGGACAGGGCGGGTTACCGGTTCGACCGCACGCTGGCCCGTTCCACCGGGACCTTGATGGGCTGGCTCGTGATCACTTGTCTGGCCGTCGTCGTGCCGGTGAGCACGGTGCTGGTGTGGACGGATCCGGGGGCGCCCAGGTCGGTGTCCGGACGGCTGAGCGCGGCGTGGCGAACCAGTGCGGAGACGCTGCGTCTGGGCGCGGCAACCGGCACGCCGCTCCGTCTGGTGCTCTCGGCTGTGCTCGGACTGGTCGCCCTGCTGTGCGTGTCGACCCTGGTCGGAGTGATCACGACGGGCCTTGCGGAGCGGATGGCTGAACTGAGCCGCGGTCGGTCGACCGTCCTGGAGCGGGGCCACGTCGTTGTGCTCGGCTGGTCGGATCAAGTCACCACAGTGGTCCACGAGTTGGTCGCGGCCCGAGCCCCGCACAGGCCGCGGGCCATCGTGTTGCTCGCCGACCGGGACAAGGTCGAGATGGAGAGGCTCCTGACCGCCCGCGTCCCCCCGGCCGCCCGCGCCCTGATCATCTGTCGCAGTGGTCCTGCCAGTGACCCGGACGTGCTTGCGCTCGTCAGTCCGCGGACAGCGAGTAGCGTCCTCGTGCTTCCGTCGGCGGAACCGACGGCCGACGCCGAGGTGCTGCGCGTTCTGCTGGCTCTGCGCGCGGTTCTCGGTGAGGGTGCGGACGGGCCGCCGGTGCTCGCGGCGGTCCGGGACGACCGGTACCGGGCTCCGGCACGACTTGCTGCCGGCCCGCGCGGCACGGTGCTGGAGACCGACACGGTCGCGGCCCGGCTGATCGCGCAGTGCGTCGGCCGGCCCGGTCTCTCACTCGTCCTCGGTGACCTTCTCGACTTCGCGGGCGACGAGTTCCACCTCGCCGATGCCGCCGCGTTCCATCATGGATCCTTCGGCGAAACCCTGTTGGGTCACCCGAACTCGTGCGTGGTCGGACTGCTCACGCCCGAAGGCCGTACGCTGCTCAACCCGCCGGTGGACACCGTCGTCGTGCCGGGAAGCCGCCTCATCGTGCTCGCCCGTGACGACGTCAGCACCCGGGTCGGGGTCTGCCGGCACCTCGTCGACCCCTCGGTGATCCTTCCGGCCTCCTCCGTGCCTGACCGTTCGACCCGGCTGCTGCTGCTCGGCTGGAACCGGAGGGCTGCGCTCGTGGTCGGTCAGCTGCGCCGTACGGCCCGTCCCGGATCCGTGCTGGACGTGGTCACCGACAGCGCCGTACCCGGCCCGAGGCAACCTGAGCCGGAGGACATGGAGGCGAGCGGGCACGATGTGCGCTTCCGGTCGGCGGCGCTGTCGCGACCCGAGACCCTTCTCGGGCTCGACCTGACGCCGTACGACGGGCTGGTCGTCCTCGGCCCGGACCAGGGCGAAGGCCCGGACCACCCCGACGACTGGACTCTCATCACCTTGCTGGCCCTGCGACTGCTGGAGGAACGCACCGGACATGAGGTCCGCCTGGTCACCGAGCTCGTCGATGACCGGAACCGCCCCTTGGCGCCGGTCAACCAAGGCTCCGACGTGATCGTCAGCGGGAAGCTGACCGGCCTCCTCATGGCCCAGATCGCACAGAACCGCCATCTGGCCCCCGTCTTCGACGAGCTGTTCTCCGCGGAGGGCGCCGGCGTGTGTCTGCGACCCGCCTCTGGGTACGTCCTGCGGGACGCCGAGGCCACTTTCGCCACCCTCGTCGCCGCGGCACGCGACCGGGGGGAATGCGCCATCGGCTACATCAGCCACGACGCGCGCACGGAGCCCACCACCGGCCATGGGGTCCGGCTCAACCCGCCGAAGGACGAGCGACGTGTCTGGAGCGCCGAGGACCACCTGGTGGTGCTGGCGACGAGCCCCGGCGCGATGTCGACCCCAGCCCCCGACCCGGCCGACGACACCGGCGCCACCACCTCTGCCGCGCCGTGA
- a CDS encoding GlsB/YeaQ/YmgE family stress response membrane protein — protein sequence MGIIAWIFIGLLAGLIAKALMPGKDPGGIIITMLIGIAGGLLGGWLGKVIFGVDSIDGFFDLSTWVAAIAGSIILLALYRLVIGNRRHA from the coding sequence ATGGGCATCATCGCTTGGATCTTCATCGGACTGCTCGCAGGCCTCATCGCCAAGGCGCTGATGCCGGGCAAGGACCCCGGCGGGATCATCATCACCATGCTCATCGGCATCGCGGGCGGTCTTCTCGGTGGCTGGCTCGGGAAGGTCATCTTCGGCGTCGATTCCATCGACGGCTTCTTCGACCTCTCCACCTGGGTCGCCGCCATCGCCGGTTCGATCATCCTCCTCGCCCTCTACCGTCTCGTCATCGGCAACCGCCGCCACGCCTGA
- a CDS encoding FUSC family protein: MMWDRFAASDPGLLRLSAGLRTVAAIGLTLMVLAVLGTDVTHMVAGAMTAMTATFAIKDTLVRDQAVTLALGLPVALAATSLSALLTSQVIVGDLFFVALIFGAVYCRRFGDRGTALGLIGFQIYFLSLFVGASTAALPALCLALVIGFGCSAVVRFAVVPETPRRVLTRLRDAFRTRVAQLVSLQIELLDAEPEQLEKVLDDMRRSTARLHEAALMIQGRLEEGTQDADKAALLQRRVADAEISTERLGMLLLNARSAERADTLTLHLPHAPVPLTGDWKPAEDDATMALRRDLKALHLLVDRPASREGGTAVAHIRNRLLGYRDEEKLPPAPAGIQDAFRGIGEAARSVLGLRLALDGPQDESDDSPATTRSREEFDAEDIALASTEEPGGDDRTGLQRPTTRAAFQVSVGSVLAMIGGELLSTQRWYWAVLTCWVVFLNTASTGEILVKGYRRLLGTLLGAVAGVALAGLVGDHTWVAFALVLVFIFAMFFTAPLSYAVMSFFVTAMLGLLYTLLNSYSFDVLVLRIEETAIGAACGVIAAVLILPVHTDRRTDELLGTVLDRLGDVASAAVEQLSGGPSSDLLGKARGLDTALDELRDSTNPLTYPITPLRGRRQTVRYLVALLETCAYHARSLAATAELVPHSKTVAADPRLHRAGRRIGHNIEVLSAHVGDKGVGGEIQSAASIASTLRDDGSGTPPSGTVTFRVLRHLQRLDEGVVGLARPLDVPVAERAGEKAARG; encoded by the coding sequence ATGATGTGGGATCGGTTCGCGGCGTCCGACCCGGGGTTGCTCCGGCTCAGCGCGGGGCTGCGGACCGTCGCGGCGATCGGACTCACGCTGATGGTCCTGGCGGTGCTCGGCACCGATGTCACGCACATGGTCGCCGGTGCGATGACCGCGATGACCGCGACCTTCGCGATCAAGGACACTCTCGTACGCGACCAGGCGGTCACCCTCGCTCTGGGCCTGCCGGTGGCACTCGCCGCCACGTCGCTCAGTGCGCTGCTGACCTCTCAGGTCATCGTGGGCGACCTCTTCTTCGTCGCACTCATCTTCGGCGCCGTCTACTGCCGGCGGTTCGGCGACCGGGGCACGGCACTCGGCCTCATCGGCTTTCAGATCTACTTCCTCTCCCTGTTCGTCGGCGCCTCGACGGCTGCCCTGCCCGCACTCTGTCTTGCCCTGGTCATCGGGTTCGGCTGCAGTGCGGTGGTGCGGTTCGCCGTCGTCCCGGAGACACCTCGGCGCGTCCTGACGCGACTGCGCGATGCCTTCCGGACACGGGTCGCCCAGCTCGTCTCCCTGCAGATCGAACTGCTCGACGCCGAACCCGAGCAGTTGGAGAAGGTGCTCGACGACATGCGGCGGAGCACCGCGCGGCTGCACGAAGCCGCTCTGATGATCCAGGGCCGTCTGGAGGAGGGCACCCAGGACGCGGACAAGGCGGCGCTGCTGCAACGCCGGGTCGCGGACGCCGAGATCTCCACGGAGCGGCTCGGCATGCTGCTGCTGAACGCCCGGAGTGCCGAGCGTGCGGACACCCTCACCCTTCATCTGCCTCACGCGCCCGTGCCGCTCACCGGGGACTGGAAGCCTGCCGAGGACGACGCGACCATGGCCCTGCGCCGCGACCTCAAGGCGCTCCATCTCCTGGTGGACCGGCCCGCGTCGAGGGAGGGAGGCACGGCGGTCGCCCACATCCGCAACAGGCTGCTCGGCTACCGCGACGAGGAGAAGCTTCCCCCCGCCCCCGCGGGAATCCAGGACGCCTTCCGCGGCATAGGTGAGGCGGCACGATCCGTCCTCGGTCTGCGACTGGCTCTGGACGGGCCGCAGGACGAGTCCGACGACTCACCGGCGACCACCCGTTCGCGCGAGGAGTTCGACGCGGAGGACATCGCGCTCGCCTCCACCGAGGAGCCCGGGGGTGACGACCGTACGGGATTGCAGCGCCCCACCACACGGGCTGCCTTCCAGGTGTCGGTGGGCTCGGTCCTGGCGATGATCGGGGGCGAACTCCTCTCCACCCAGCGCTGGTACTGGGCCGTTCTGACGTGCTGGGTGGTCTTCCTCAACACCGCCTCCACCGGTGAGATCCTGGTCAAGGGCTACCGCCGGCTCCTGGGAACCCTCCTGGGCGCCGTGGCCGGAGTCGCGCTGGCGGGACTGGTCGGTGACCACACCTGGGTCGCGTTCGCCCTGGTACTCGTCTTCATCTTCGCGATGTTCTTCACCGCTCCCCTGTCCTACGCGGTGATGTCCTTCTTCGTCACGGCCATGCTGGGTCTGCTCTACACCCTTCTCAACTCGTACAGTTTCGACGTCCTGGTGCTGCGCATCGAGGAGACCGCCATCGGCGCCGCCTGCGGGGTCATCGCCGCGGTGCTGATCCTGCCGGTGCACACGGACCGCCGTACCGACGAACTGCTGGGTACCGTCCTGGACAGGCTGGGGGATGTAGCCTCCGCCGCGGTGGAGCAGCTCAGCGGAGGGCCGTCGTCCGATCTGCTCGGCAAGGCCCGCGGCCTGGACACGGCGCTCGACGAACTGCGTGACTCCACCAATCCGTTGACCTACCCGATCACCCCGTTGCGGGGCCGCCGGCAGACCGTGCGCTATCTGGTGGCGCTGCTGGAGACGTGTGCGTACCACGCACGCTCGCTCGCGGCGACCGCCGAGCTCGTGCCGCACAGCAAGACCGTCGCGGCCGACCCCCGTCTGCACCGGGCGGGACGGCGCATCGGGCACAACATCGAGGTACTCTCCGCCCATGTGGGCGACAAGGGCGTCGGCGGCGAGATCCAGTCGGCCGCCAGCATCGCCTCCACGCTTCGGGACGACGGGTCCGGCACCCCGCCGTCCGGCACCGTGACGTTCCGCGTACTGCGCCATCTGCAGCGTCTCGACGAAGGCGTGGTCGGTCTGGCCCGCCCCCTGGACGTACCGGTCGCCGAGCGTGCCGGGGAGAAGGCTGCACGCGGCTGA
- a CDS encoding DoxX family protein — MAILRKVARPLLASVFVSGGFRTLRAPHSVAGAAEPVARPVAVRVPQLPDDTVRLVQINSAVQVGAGVLLAAGRFPRASALALAASLVPTTLAGHAWWKAQDPEERARQRVQFTKNLSLLGGLLIAAADTHGKPSLAYRSRAAATLGARSARSTGNAVGAAVADRAQAVRSAAGAVREHLPTG; from the coding sequence ATGGCAATCCTGAGGAAAGTCGCACGCCCCCTGCTCGCCTCCGTCTTCGTCTCCGGCGGGTTCCGCACGCTTCGGGCCCCGCACTCCGTGGCCGGTGCGGCCGAGCCGGTGGCCCGGCCCGTCGCGGTGCGCGTTCCGCAGCTTCCGGACGACACGGTGCGACTCGTGCAGATCAACAGTGCCGTGCAGGTCGGTGCCGGAGTGCTCCTCGCCGCCGGTCGGTTCCCGCGAGCCTCCGCTCTCGCGCTGGCCGCCTCGCTGGTGCCCACGACCCTGGCGGGGCACGCCTGGTGGAAGGCGCAGGACCCTGAGGAACGAGCACGTCAGCGTGTGCAGTTCACGAAGAACCTCTCCTTGCTCGGGGGGCTGCTCATCGCGGCGGCGGACACCCATGGCAAACCCTCGCTCGCCTACCGCTCACGGGCCGCGGCTACTCTCGGAGCGCGTAGCGCCCGCAGCACGGGAAACGCCGTGGGTGCCGCGGTGGCGGACAGGGCGCAAGCCGTCAGGTCGGCAGCCGGTGCCGTTCGGGAACACCTCCCGACCGGCTGA
- a CDS encoding SigB/SigF/SigG family RNA polymerase sigma factor, giving the protein MSAPEALPERIGELPWIEDAGKVTPKDARALSTLFFERLQVLEEGTHEYQYARNTLVEMNISLVRFAARRFRNRGSGDMEDITQVGTIGLIKAIDRFELSREVEFATFAVPYIVGEIKRFFRDTTWAVHVPRRLQELRVELAKAKDELSVRLDRDPTVKELAEHLDRTEDEVIEGIIASNGYTAGSLDMPTDTGETTGAASRTFADILGEPDSAMETVENLHALAPLLEKLDDRERRLIEMRFGQEMTQSQIGAELDVSQMHVSRLLTRTLGKLRAGMLA; this is encoded by the coding sequence GTGTCGGCCCCCGAGGCCTTGCCGGAACGCATAGGTGAACTGCCCTGGATCGAGGACGCCGGCAAGGTCACGCCGAAGGACGCCCGGGCTCTGTCGACGCTCTTCTTCGAGCGCCTGCAGGTCCTCGAAGAGGGCACGCACGAATACCAGTACGCGCGCAACACCCTTGTCGAGATGAACATCTCCCTGGTCCGTTTCGCCGCCCGCCGCTTCCGCAACAGGGGCAGCGGCGACATGGAGGACATCACCCAGGTCGGCACCATAGGCCTCATCAAGGCCATCGACCGGTTCGAGCTCTCGCGGGAGGTCGAGTTCGCGACCTTCGCCGTCCCCTACATCGTCGGGGAGATAAAGCGCTTCTTCCGGGACACCACCTGGGCCGTCCACGTCCCCCGACGCCTGCAGGAACTCCGCGTGGAGCTCGCCAAGGCCAAGGACGAGCTCTCCGTCCGGCTCGACCGTGATCCGACGGTGAAGGAGTTGGCCGAGCATCTGGACCGTACGGAGGACGAGGTGATCGAAGGCATCATCGCGTCGAACGGCTACACGGCCGGCTCGCTCGACATGCCGACGGACACCGGTGAGACCACGGGGGCGGCGTCCAGGACGTTCGCCGACATCCTGGGTGAGCCGGACTCCGCCATGGAGACGGTGGAGAACCTGCACGCTCTGGCGCCGCTCCTGGAAAAGCTGGACGACCGCGAGCGCCGGCTCATCGAGATGCGGTTCGGCCAGGAGATGACGCAGTCCCAGATCGGCGCGGAGCTCGACGTCTCCCAGATGCACGTCTCCCGTCTGCTCACCCGCACCCTGGGCAAGCTCCGGGCGGGAATGCTGGCCTGA
- a CDS encoding PP2C family protein-serine/threonine phosphatase, whose amino-acid sequence MDRFAAVERELRKAAPHRLLDVVSAALRERFDVRNVSLRLADYGMTTLQVVSEVPIAEPVPVHDSPQGRAFGAQEPYVEPRSTPGPVVVHLPVTVRGDRLGVLTVTASEEGCSRTDLAEMQQICEALGHEILVAERDTDLYLLARRATRLTLAAEMQWQLLPGRSVSRPEFRMGAHLEPAYAIFGDNFDWSVSAHHLTLTVTNGMGQGMEAALLANLVVNALRNARRAGLDLAGQASLADQAVYAQHRGALHAAVLLLRFDLATGEVEAVDAGSPRMWRLRGRTVDALEFDAQLPLGMFEETEYVVQHLRVEPGDRLLIGSDGVYESASGAGEYYGQRALARSLSAHRFLPSEQVPLAVLRDLRDHRGAAPLDDDALVVCLDWFARRSSTGAASV is encoded by the coding sequence GTGGACAGATTCGCTGCGGTCGAGCGGGAGCTGCGCAAGGCCGCGCCCCATCGGCTCCTCGACGTCGTCTCGGCGGCTCTGCGGGAGCGGTTCGACGTGCGGAACGTGTCGTTGCGGCTCGCCGACTACGGCATGACCACACTCCAGGTGGTGTCCGAGGTGCCGATCGCCGAGCCGGTGCCCGTGCACGACAGCCCGCAGGGCAGGGCCTTCGGAGCGCAGGAGCCGTATGTGGAGCCTCGCAGCACGCCGGGACCGGTGGTCGTGCACCTCCCGGTGACCGTACGGGGCGACCGGCTCGGTGTCCTGACCGTCACGGCGTCCGAGGAAGGCTGTTCCCGGACGGATCTGGCGGAGATGCAGCAGATCTGCGAAGCGCTCGGCCACGAGATCCTGGTGGCCGAGCGGGACACCGACCTCTACCTCCTCGCCCGACGTGCCACCCGGCTGACGCTGGCCGCCGAGATGCAGTGGCAGTTGCTGCCCGGTCGCTCCGTGTCCCGCCCCGAATTCAGGATGGGCGCCCATCTGGAGCCCGCGTACGCGATCTTCGGCGACAACTTCGACTGGTCGGTTTCGGCCCATCACCTCACGCTCACCGTCACCAACGGCATGGGCCAGGGGATGGAGGCGGCCCTGCTGGCCAATCTCGTCGTCAACGCGCTGCGGAACGCCCGACGGGCCGGCCTCGACCTCGCCGGTCAGGCCAGCCTCGCCGACCAGGCCGTCTACGCGCAGCACCGTGGTGCGCTGCACGCGGCGGTCCTGCTGCTGCGTTTCGACCTCGCCACGGGTGAGGTGGAGGCCGTGGACGCGGGATCCCCCCGGATGTGGCGGCTGAGGGGGCGCACCGTCGATGCCCTCGAGTTCGACGCGCAGCTCCCGCTCGGCATGTTCGAGGAGACGGAGTACGTGGTACAGCACCTGCGCGTAGAACCCGGCGACCGGCTGTTGATCGGCAGCGACGGGGTCTACGAGAGCGCCTCGGGCGCGGGGGAGTACTACGGGCAGCGCGCCCTCGCGCGGTCGCTGTCCGCGCACCGCTTCCTGCCGTCCGAGCAGGTGCCTCTGGCGGTACTGC